A part of Microbacterium terregens genomic DNA contains:
- the rpsP gene encoding 30S ribosomal protein S16 yields MAVKIRLKRLGKIRAPYYRIVVADSRTKRDGRVIEEIGQYHPTEEPSFIEVDSDRAQYWLSVGAQPTEQVAALLKLTGDWGKFKGDPDAVSTVKVKEPKAPFEIDAKKKVVIKPKADKAPAAEAPAAADADAATDAE; encoded by the coding sequence GTGGCTGTCAAGATCCGTCTCAAGCGCCTGGGCAAGATCCGTGCGCCGTACTACCGCATCGTCGTCGCCGACTCGCGCACCAAGCGCGATGGCCGAGTCATCGAAGAAATCGGTCAGTACCACCCGACCGAGGAGCCCTCGTTCATCGAGGTCGACTCCGATCGCGCGCAGTACTGGCTCAGTGTCGGCGCCCAGCCGACCGAGCAGGTTGCCGCGCTCCTGAAGCTGACCGGCGACTGGGGCAAGTTCAAGGGCGACCCCGACGCAGTCTCGACCGTCAAGGTCAAGGAGCCGAAGGCTCCGTTCGAGATCGACGCGAAGAAGAAGGTCGTCATCAAGCCCAAGGCTGACAAGGCGCCCGCAGCCGAGGCCCCGGCAGCGGCTGACGCCGACGCCGCGACCGAC